The Bos indicus x Bos taurus breed Angus x Brahman F1 hybrid chromosome 15, Bos_hybrid_MaternalHap_v2.0, whole genome shotgun sequence genome includes a window with the following:
- the LOC113904744 gene encoding olfactory receptor 51I2-like: MLASWSFANIFFFQPPAFLMIGIPGLETVHGWISILFSSMYTVALTGNCLILLAVRRTPSLHQPMYYFLSMLALTNMGLTLATMPTMLAVLWFDHRLIGFNACLIQLLFLHSLSMVESSVLLAMSFDRFVAISNPLRYASVLTNNVIIRIGLAIMAHATVSLFPGPFLLKRLNFCPGKILLSHSFCFHADVMKRACADITVNIIYGLYVVLSTVGFDSLLIVLSYTLILHTVMSLASPRERIRALNTCVSHILAVLVFFIPVIGVSMIHRFGRHLPPIVHTLVAYVYLGVPPVLNPIIYSVKSKPIREAMLRVLSKKSKG, translated from the exons ATGCTTGCTTCCTGGTCCTTTGCCAACATCTTCTTCTTCCAGCCACCTGCTTTCCTGATGATTGGCATCCCAGGCCTGGAGACCGTTCACGGCTGGATctccatccttttctcctccatgTACACTGTGGCCCTCACTGGAAACTGCCTGATCCTCTTGGCTGTGAGGAGGACCCCCAGCCTGCACCAGCCCATGTACTACTTCCTGTCCATGCTGGCCCTCACCAACATGGGCCTCACCTTGGCCACAATGCCCACCATGCTGGCTGTGCTCTGGTTTGACCATCGGCTCATCGGCTTCAATGCCTGTCTGATCCAATTATTGTTTCTCCACTCCTTATCCATGGTAGAGTCCTCAGTGCTCCTGGCCATGTCGTTTGACCGCTTTGTGGCCATCTCCAACCCCCTGCGCTATGCCTCTGTTCTCACAAACAATGTCATTATCAGGATTGGGCTGGCCATTATGGCTCACGCCACTGTGTCCCTCTTCCCAGGGCCCTTCTTACTAAAGAGACTGAACTTTTGCCCTGGCAAGATCCTCCTGTCCCACTCATTCTGTTTCCATGCAGATGTCATGAAACGAGCCTGTGCTGACATTACTGTCAATATCATTTATGGGCTGTATGTGGTTCTGTCCACAGTGGGTTTTGACTCCTTGCTTATTGTGCTGTcct atacccttaTTCTTCATACAGTGATGAGTCTGGCCTCTCCCAGGGAGCGTATCCGGGCCCTCAACACTTGTGTTTCTCATATTTTAGCCGTTCTGGTTTTCTTCATCCCAGTCATAGGTGTGTCCATGATCCACCGTTTTGGGAGACACCTTCCCCCCATAGTACACACTCTTGTTGCCTATGTGTACCTGGGGGTGCCCCCTGTGCTCAACCCCATCATCTACAGTGTCAAGTCCAagcccatcagggaagccatgctCAGGGTGCTGAGCAAGAAGAGCAAAGGCTGA
- the LOC113904743 gene encoding olfactory receptor 51I2-like → MIPSQSFNNISFFQPPAFLMIGIPGLEAIHGWISIPFSSMYTVALAGNCLILLAVRRTPSLHQPMYYFLSMLALTDVGLTLATMPSTLAVLWFDHRLISFNACLVQMFFLHYFSIVESSVLLAMSFDRFVAISNPLRYASVLTNNVIIRIGVGIVARATLSLFPVPFLLKRLNFCPNKTILSHSFCFHPDVMRRACADIAINILYGLYVVVSTAGIDSLLIVLSYTFILCTVLGLASPRERIRALNTCVSHILAVLVFFIPVIGVSMIHRFGRHLPPIVHALVAYVYLGVPPVLNPVIYSVKSKPIREAMLWVLRRKCQSW, encoded by the coding sequence ATGATCCCTTCCCAGTCCTTCAATAACATCTCCTTCTTCCAGCCACCTGCTTTCCTGATGATTGGCATCCCTGGGCTGGAGGCCATTCATGGCTGGatctccatccccttctcctccatgtACACTGTGGCCCTCGCTGGAAACTGCCTGATCCTCTTGGCTGTGAGGAGGACCCCCAGCCTGCACCAGCCCATGTACTACTTCCTGTCCATGCTGGCCCTCACCGACGTGGGCCTCACCTTGGCCACAATGCCCAGCACACTGGCTGTGCTCTGGTTTGATCATAGGCTCATCAGCTTCAATGCCTGTCTAGTCCAGATGTTCTTCCTCCACTACTTCTCCATAGTGGAGTCCTCGGTGCTCCTGGCCATGTCATTTGACCGTTTTGTGGCCATCTCCAACCCCCTGCGCTATGCCTCTGTCCTCACAAACAATGTCATCATCAGGATTGGAGTGGGCATTGTGGCTCGTGCTACCCTGTCGCTCTTCCCAGTGCCTTTCCTGCTTAAACGTCTGAACTTCTGCCCTAATAAGACCATTTTGTCCCATTCATTCTGCTTCCATCCTGACGTGATGAGAAGAGCCTGTGCTGACATCGCCATAAACATCCTCTATGGGCTCTATGTGGTTGTGTCCACTGCAGGCATAGATTCCCTGCTCATCGTCCTGTCCTACACTTTCATCCTGTGCACGGTCCTGGGTCTGGCCTCTCCCAGGGAGCGTATCCGGGCCCTCAACACTTGTGTTTCTCATATTTTAGCTGTTCTGGTTTTCTTCATCCCAGTCATAGGTGTGTCCATGATCCACCGTTTTGGGAGACACCTTCCCCCCATAGTACACGCCCTTGTTGCCTACGTGTACCTGGGGGTGCCCCCTGTGCTCAACCCTGTCATCTACAGTGTCAAGTCCAAGCCCATCAGGGAGGCCATGCTCTGGGTGCTGAGAAGGAAGTgccagagttggtga